A stretch of DNA from Chroogloeocystis siderophila 5.2 s.c.1:
GTGAATGTCCAATTTTGAATCGGTGTCGAGTGCAGCGGATGCAGCAGAATGAGTGTAATCACTTTGGTAGATTGAAATTGAGATTAACTAGGATATTTGAAATAAGAAAGTGACCAAATCTCCCTTTCCAAGGGCGATGCGATCGCCTGCGCGCAAACGATGGCGATCGCCTGGCTGTAGTGGTCTGCGATTGATGTAAGTGCCGTTAGAACTACCAACATCTTCGATAAAGTAAGCATCGCCTTCAACTCGAATATCCGCATGAATCCGCGAGACAATTTCTGAGTTGGGAAATCCAGAGACATCAATATCAGGAGGAATCCTGTCATTAGGCTTACCAATGTGAATAACAGTCAAATTTTGTGGCAACTCGATATTTGTATTCGTTTGGACATGTAACAGTTTGATTGTTTGCTGCTGTAATTGTGTATTAAAGCTACCACCAGGTGACGCGCCTGCGGTGGTGCTTGCTGGCGGGGGTGTTGATTCAGGCTGCGATATTGGTGTTTCAGCTAAATAGCTTTGACTAGATGTTTCCGCACTCGGTTGCGCGCTGATAACCAAACGCTGTGGTTCAACGAGTGGTTCAGGAGTCTCTAATTCTGGTATTTCTGCACTGATATCCGTGCCAATATTACCTGCAAAAATTTCTTCTGTTGCTCGACTTGCTTTTAAGTTAAAACCGCATTGACCGCAGAAACTCGCATCTGCTTGTACTGTTGCACCACAATTAGGGCAAGTCGCGGTTGCAGGTAAAGGAGTATAGCAAGCCTCGCACGTTTGCGCTCCGTCGGGGTTCGAGTGATTACAGTTAGGACAGACAATCATGAATATCTTTCCATCAAAATTGAGCGTCGAGATTGCTTAACCAAACATACTACGTCAAATTCTAATAGCTATCTTTATGACTCAGCAGCCGTAGAAACTTGTAACTCCTCGCCTGCGCTTTGATCGAGTAACCACCACAGTTCGCCTTGCGGTTGAATCAAGCGACTAGGATAGTTAAAATCATCAGCATCCGGTGCAAAAACTTGTGCTAAAGCAGCTTTTTTGTCTGCACCGGCAACAACAAACACGACACACCGCGCGTGATTGATCAACGGCACAGTAAATGTAATTCGCGGTTCTTCTTGCTTATTTCCTACCGCAATCAAGCCGCGTGCTTTTAATGCTTCGGTATGCGGAAACAATGACGCAGTATGCCCATCACTTCCCATTCCTAGCAAAATAATATCAAATTTAGGAAACTCGTCACCACTGGTTTGAAAGAAAGCTTGCAGATGTTCCTCGTACTTGCGCGCTGCAACTGCGGGATCGGCTTCATTGGTAGGAATAGGGTGAATGTTTTCGCCAGGAATGTTAACGCGATTTAACCAAGCTTGCCGTGCCATTAATTGATTGCTATCAGGATGATTCGGTGGTACATAACGTTCGTCGCCCCAGAATACATGAATTTTTTCCCAAGGTAAATGTTGCGCGGCGATCGCTTCATACAAAGGCTTGGGTGTACTTCCTCCAGACAACGCGATCGTACACACACCACGCTCTGCGATCGCATTTGTCATTTTCGCAATTGTTAATTGCAGCGCTCGTTCAATTAATGCTGGCTTATCAGATAAAACTTCAACTTTTTTCATTGCCTTATATTAATTTTCATTTCCAGCATTAACATACCGGAACTTTTAAATTTTGGTTTTGTATTATTTTTTATTTATTAAACAATATCTCTTTTTGTATTTCTTTGTCTAACACAAAAATATATACTCTTTGTTGCAAACAAATGATTCATCAAGCAGAGTATGCAAAAATTCACGATTTTTTGCCTCGGTAATATCACTTAAAAAGCTTGTTATTTGTTTTATATAATTCAGCGTGAATCCTACAAATTCAGTTCCAGAACATTTAATCGTATTTACACGCTATCCCGAACCAGGGAAAGCAAAAACAAGGTTAATACCTGTATTAGGAGCCGTAGAAGCCGCGCAGTTACAACGGCGAATGACTGAGCATACGCTTTTACAAGTAAGCAAACTAGGCGATCGCTCTTTGACAGTAGAAGTGCGCTTCGCTGATGGTAATTTAGAACTCATGCAACAATGGTTAGGCACTAATATCGACTATCAACCTCAAGGTAGAGGTGACTTGGGTGAGAGAATCAAACGCTCATTAGCGGCGGCTTTTGCGCGCGGGAGTCAACGCGTTGTTACGATTGGTACTGATTGCCCAGGAATAAGCGCAGAATTACTAGCAACGGCTTTTCATCAATTACACGAATGCGATCTAGTTCTTGGTCCAGCAATTGACGGTGGATATTACTTAATTGGTCTTAATCGGTTAATCGCAGAACTATTTAATAATATTTCCTGGGGAAGTAGTGAAGTTTTACAACAAACGCAAGCGATCGCCCAAAAGCTTAACTTATCAGTGGCGCTACTTCCTTCTTTAGCCGATGTTGATCGCCCTGAAGATTTAGTTGTGTGGGAGCAGCAGAGCAGGGGAGAAATGATTTAAAGTACTTTCAGCTAATAGCTTCTAACTACTGATTTAGGAAAATGCTTTTTTAAAGCCGGAAAGACAGGACAAGGCGATCGACTCTCGAAATTTGCTGGTTTACTCCAAGTAAAAGGGGCTTTTAGGGCTGCCGACATCCACAATAGACGCTTAGCGCGTGTCATGGCAACATATAGTAAACGATATTCTTCAGCGGTTTTGAGTTGCTTTGCTTGCTCACTCGCTTCGGTAACGTCGGGTAATGGAAAGTCTTGATGAAGTGCGGCGCGAATTTGCGCGCGTGCGACTTCTGCGAGTGTAAAGTCACCTAGAAATTTAACTTGCGGTGGTACCCAGAAACTACCAGGAATCAAATTTTCGTGCAAGAACGGAATGAAAACCGCATCCCAATCGAGTCCCTTGGCTTTGTGCATCGTAATGATCGTCACTTGACCAGGGCGAGTGTAGCGTGCTTCGACTTCTTCAGTTTCAACTGGCTCGAAGCGTTCCGAACTTACAATTTCATTCAAAACAAATATTGCCTCACTCAAACTATTACCAGTAACTTGGCGTGCGATTCGTTCAGCAAGTTTATCAGCGGTGGCAAGTTCGGCTTGGTCGTATTTGAGTTCAGAAGCAACAAAAGCAATCAACTGATAGTAGGTTAGTTCCATGCGCGCGCGCAGCATATTACAGCACAAATTACGCGCTTGTAGCGCCGCCTCAAATGCTAATGGATCTAATGGTCCAGGATAGAGAAATTGTTCGGGGACACTTGCTAGTGCATTCAGATCTTGTGTGGGGATTAGCTGCCGCTGAACGAGAACTTCTAGTGCGGCTTTGAGGTATTCAGAAGAATGCGGGCGATCGAGAAATTGCAGAATTGCCAGAATTTCTGCGGGAACGTGCGAGTGGCGATCGCTTTCTGATACTTCATACAGTGGTATTTTATGTTCGCAACAAATCGGTGTCAGTTTTTGCACTAACCACCGTCCTTGGCGGTTTTCGCGGACTAAAATCGCGACACTTCCATGAGGATTTTCGGCAAATAATTCTACCAAGCGTTTGCCGATTAGTTCTGCGGTGTGATGAATATCGCGTGGTGTATACAGTTCTAATCCGCGTCCAATTGGTGCTGGATTCGCATCCGGTTGCGGATCGCTCGCGCTGACAAGTCGAATTTGCTGTAAACGAAACGGAAGCGCAGCAGATTGGCGATCGCTTGTTTTGTTTTGATAAGCTCGATTCACCCAATTCAAAGTAAAATTAGCAGCTTCAATAATAATTTGGCTACTACGCCCTGCTTGATCCATTGTTGCTAGACGGTTTTGCGCGTCGCAGTCTTCACAAAATTGGCGAAAATAGATTGGGTCAGCAGGTGTAAATGTTGAGTTAATTGCTTGGTTAGGATCGCCGACACGAATCAAGTGTGGAGAATCTGGAGTATTTGGATCAGTTGCTAGAATTTCTAATAATTTGGTTTGTAATGGGGTAGAATCCTGTGCTTCGTCTTCAAATACGGCAAAGACTTGGTTTTGCTCGAATTTGCAAGCGCTGGGGTTTTCTAACACGCGTAGCGCCGCGAGAATCATATCATCGTAGTCGATCAAGTCGCGCGATCGCATCAAATTCTCATACTGTTCGTACAACCCTGCGGCAATTTCTAAAATTCCATAGTTATCACTCGTTTGCGTGGTTAATTCGCGTAGCTGTTGCGGTAGATATCCCGAACTTTTAGCTTCATGAATCGCGGTAGCTGCTAAATCGGGTAATACCTCAGTTCGCAGCACCGATTGACGCCGCAATCGCTCGGTTTCTTCGCCGTCAAAGTACAATCCTTCGAGTAACTGAGAATAGCGTCGCGGATGAATTGCAATCCATTGTTCCACACACGTCCGAATTAACCGATGACCTTGATTAGGTGTAATTAAAGTCGCATTCTCTAACTGTAATCCAGACAGTTCAGGATGACGCGTCGCAATATTTAAAGCAAGCCCGTGCAGCGTGTGGACGACAAACCCTGTGGGAGGTAATGATAATTCTTCCCGCAGATATTTACGCACTTTGGCTTTAATATTAGCCGCTGCTGAACGCGTAAACGTGACAATCACAATCTGACGTCGGGCGTGCAGTTGGTAACGCGCGATCGCAAGCGCCGCCGCCGCCGCCATTCCTGTAGATTTTCCCGCACCAGGAACCGCACTGACTGCTAAAGCACCACCCTGCCAATCAGCCATTTGCTGCTGTCCAGATCGCAAGCTGTTTCTAATGCGTTCCCAAGCAGTGGCGCGGAGGTTGAATGCAGGAGATTGTAATGATAGTTCGGATTCAGTAGAAGTAAAATTAGCGTCTGGCATTGTTTGGGGATCTGGTAGGGGCTAGGGCTGATAACCTTTAACCAGCGATCGCGCCCTCTCTTTTTATTACACTGATAGTTTCTAAATGACAAACTCTAAATCTTCCTCCTACTTCACATTGATAGCTGTCATCTTATTGGGTGGGCTGCTGCGGTTTTGGCATTTGGACTTGAAGCCGATCTGGTTAGATGAAATCATTACAGCGTTATTTAGTCTAGGGCGAAACTATACGGATGTCCCGTTAGACGTTGTGTTTCCTGTCGAGCGTTTGTCGCAAATTTTCAGTTTTAAGGCAGCGCTATCTTGTCCTCAGATTGCGGCAAATCTTGCTACCTACTCGGTGCATCCACCGCTATTTTTTTGTTTAAACCACCGTTGGTTACAAGCGCCATTTGTCGGGCTGATGCATCAAAGTTGGGTTTGGAGTTTGCGATCACTTCCGGCTGTGTTTGGCGTTGCAGGAATCGCAGCAATTTACTGGCTCAATGCGATCGCTTTTTCGCGCACTGCGGGAATCATCGCCGCAGCTTTAATGGCTGTCTCGCCTTATGCTGTTTACTTATCGCAAGAAGCGCGTCACTACACATTACCGATACTGTTGATTACGTTATCACTCGTCGGACTTCTCCAAACTCACAAAGATTTACGACAACAAAAGCTACGTTATTTTGTTTTGCTTGGATGGGCTGCGGTAAACTGTCTTGGTTTTTACACTCACTACTTTTTTATTCTGGCGTTTGTCGCTGAGGTAGCTACTTTACTCGCATTCATGTATTCACAACGCCGCAACTTGCCACGTTACAGCGTCTTAGCAATTACTGCGTCCATCTTATTTGTTATCGCTAGCTTTATTCCGTGGCTAGTCGTGATGACGAGTCATTTTAACCGTTCAGAAACAACATGGTTGCCACAGCGAAATTATTTTGCTCCTATTTATCAAATGCTGGCAAGTTGGGTGCTGATGCTGATTGCGTTACCCGTGGAAAATCAACCTTGGTGGATTGTAGTTCCGGTAGGTTTAGTAATGCTAGTATTTAGCATTTGGCTCGCGCGGCTTATCTTCAGAGGATTAAAGCAACTGTTGCATTCTCCTACAATGCATTTAGCAACACGAATGCTGTTGAGTTTTACAGTTATTGTCTTACTAGAATTTTTAGTAATTGTTTATTTTTTGGGCAAAGATATTACAATTGCTCCGCGTTATAACTTTGTTTATTACCCTAGTTTTTGTGCTTTAGTGGGAGCAAGCTTTGGCGTTCACAAT
This window harbors:
- a CDS encoding TIGR04282 family arsenosugar biosynthesis glycosyltransferase; this encodes MNPTNSVPEHLIVFTRYPEPGKAKTRLIPVLGAVEAAQLQRRMTEHTLLQVSKLGDRSLTVEVRFADGNLELMQQWLGTNIDYQPQGRGDLGERIKRSLAAAFARGSQRVVTIGTDCPGISAELLATAFHQLHECDLVLGPAIDGGYYLIGLNRLIAELFNNISWGSSEVLQQTQAIAQKLNLSVALLPSLADVDRPEDLVVWEQQSRGEMI
- a CDS encoding ATP-dependent helicase gives rise to the protein MADWQGGALAVSAVPGAGKSTGMAAAAALAIARYQLHARRQIVIVTFTRSAAANIKAKVRKYLREELSLPPTGFVVHTLHGLALNIATRHPELSGLQLENATLITPNQGHRLIRTCVEQWIAIHPRRYSQLLEGLYFDGEETERLRRQSVLRTEVLPDLAATAIHEAKSSGYLPQQLRELTTQTSDNYGILEIAAGLYEQYENLMRSRDLIDYDDMILAALRVLENPSACKFEQNQVFAVFEDEAQDSTPLQTKLLEILATDPNTPDSPHLIRVGDPNQAINSTFTPADPIYFRQFCEDCDAQNRLATMDQAGRSSQIIIEAANFTLNWVNRAYQNKTSDRQSAALPFRLQQIRLVSASDPQPDANPAPIGRGLELYTPRDIHHTAELIGKRLVELFAENPHGSVAILVRENRQGRWLVQKLTPICCEHKIPLYEVSESDRHSHVPAEILAILQFLDRPHSSEYLKAALEVLVQRQLIPTQDLNALASVPEQFLYPGPLDPLAFEAALQARNLCCNMLRARMELTYYQLIAFVASELKYDQAELATADKLAERIARQVTGNSLSEAIFVLNEIVSSERFEPVETEEVEARYTRPGQVTIITMHKAKGLDWDAVFIPFLHENLIPGSFWVPPQVKFLGDFTLAEVARAQIRAALHQDFPLPDVTEASEQAKQLKTAEEYRLLYVAMTRAKRLLWMSAALKAPFTWSKPANFESRSPCPVFPALKKHFPKSVVRSY
- a CDS encoding glycosyltransferase family 39 protein; this encodes MTNSKSSSYFTLIAVILLGGLLRFWHLDLKPIWLDEIITALFSLGRNYTDVPLDVVFPVERLSQIFSFKAALSCPQIAANLATYSVHPPLFFCLNHRWLQAPFVGLMHQSWVWSLRSLPAVFGVAGIAAIYWLNAIAFSRTAGIIAAALMAVSPYAVYLSQEARHYTLPILLITLSLVGLLQTHKDLRQQKLRYFVLLGWAAVNCLGFYTHYFFILAFVAEVATLLAFMYSQRRNLPRYSVLAITASILFVIASFIPWLVVMTSHFNRSETTWLPQRNYFAPIYQMLASWVLMLIALPVENQPWWIVVPVGLVMLVFSIWLARLIFRGLKQLLHSPTMHLATRMLLSFTVIVLLEFLVIVYFLGKDITIAPRYNFVYYPSFCALVGASFGVHNFWFKLRANYVVIIFGLISSIFVVTNLAFQKPFNPEGVAQNMNLEPATPLMMVVGYATYQDVALGLSFALALEKIRSDRIPTNLAFFARSPGYESVWQKLSTAPLPDATTVNLWVVASGLRRRDYPPQLTVSHRPCQIDTTQHYRLGIPYQLYRCSS
- a CDS encoding FHA domain-containing protein; protein product: MIVCPNCNHSNPDGAQTCEACYTPLPATATCPNCGATVQADASFCGQCGFNLKASRATEEIFAGNIGTDISAEIPELETPEPLVEPQRLVISAQPSAETSSQSYLAETPISQPESTPPPASTTAGASPGGSFNTQLQQQTIKLLHVQTNTNIELPQNLTVIHIGKPNDRIPPDIDVSGFPNSEIVSRIHADIRVEGDAYFIEDVGSSNGTYINRRPLQPGDRHRLRAGDRIALGKGDLVTFLFQIS
- the pgl gene encoding 6-phosphogluconolactonase — its product is MKKVEVLSDKPALIERALQLTIAKMTNAIAERGVCTIALSGGSTPKPLYEAIAAQHLPWEKIHVFWGDERYVPPNHPDSNQLMARQAWLNRVNIPGENIHPIPTNEADPAVAARKYEEHLQAFFQTSGDEFPKFDIILLGMGSDGHTASLFPHTEALKARGLIAVGNKQEEPRITFTVPLINHARCVVFVVAGADKKAALAQVFAPDADDFNYPSRLIQPQGELWWLLDQSAGEELQVSTAAES